The genomic stretch CCGTCAATTTGGATGAGACAACCAAAAAGTAATATTTCAAGATGCAATTTAGATAAGATAATTTATATTTGATGATCGTCCATAAATAATTGATGATAAGTTAATTTACTTTCTCCATCCATGAATCGACAAAAACAAAATGAAGTATAGTTAATTTATTAATGGAGTCATCATAACAGGATATACAAAGACCATTCTACCCTGTCACACTGCTTCGTCCTCTGTTTTTCTCTCTCTTAAAAACCCTTTCTCTCCCTAGAATCTCTAAACCCCAACCGAATCAATGGCTTCACTCTCTATCTTACGCCAAAACCACTTCTTCTCCGCCGCCCTCCCAACCAGACCCAAACCCAAATATGCCGCCGCTCCGGGAAGAATCCGAATGTCCCTACAAGAAAATGCACCCACACTCGCCGTCGTCGGTGTCACCGGCGCCGTCGGCCAAGAATTTCTCTCCGTCCTCTCCGAACGCGATTTCCCATACAGCTCCATCAAAATGCTGGCATCCAAACGCTCCGCCGGCCGCCGCTTAACATTCGAAGACAAGGAATACGTCGTGGAGGAGTTGACGGAGGACAGCTTTAACGGCGTCGACATTGCTCTATTCAGCGCCGGTGGATCCATCAGTAAAAAGTTTGGTCCTATTGCTGTGGATCGAGGAACTATTGTTGTTGATAATAGCTCTGCCTTTCGAATGGATGAGAATGTGCCGTTGGTGATCCCTGAAGTCAACCCCGAAGCCATGGCTGGAATTAGGGTTGGATTGGGGAAAGGTGCTCTCATTGCTAATCCTAATTGTTCCACCATTATTTGCTTGGTGGCTGCTACTCCTCTTCATCGACGTGCTAAGGTTTTACTGATTTCTTAACTGATTCTTGAATTTAATGAGATCTCTGATTGGAAATGGTACTTTATTCTCTGCAATAATTTTTTTTGGTTTTGTGGGACAACAACTAATTTTGAAATAATTGATTCTGTAAAATTGATTTTGGCTAAAAGTGATTTGAAGGTGAATTGATTTATGTTAggataatttttttttttttacaaaatcACGTTTAGAGTTGAAAACTATAAATCCTAGCTTCAAATCATTTCTAAAAGCATAACTAATTATACTCAGAGCAAACAACCAAACATGTGAGAATCAATTTTACATCCGGATGTTCAAAACTTGAAAGCAATAGTTAAAAGTGAGGAGAAATGGAAATGATTTAGGTTTAGATAGTTCCCTATATGGAGGAGACAAACAAATTTGATTTCGGAGGCGGTGACTTGGTTTTGGGTTTTGATATGTTTGAATACTCAAGTAAAATTGATTATAAATTGAAGCTATAATTTGGAAGTTTTGCCTCAACAATTGATTTTAACCTCGTATAACCAAACTCATTCAAAATCAATTTTTATAATGGTTAAAGCCAAACACATACTTAGTCACACCATAAATTTGAAGCTAAATAATTGATTAGAGAATTAGTTTGGCTTCATTCAAAAGTGAAACCAAACAAACACTTATGGTGTATAGGGTTTGATAGGGATAGGGTTAGGGTTAAGATGTCAATTTATTTTattgtgtgattttattttggTATTTGTGTGGTTTATTTATTCTGTTTGATTTGATAAATGTTGCAGGTGGTACGGATGGTTGTTAGTACATATCAGGCTGCTAGTGGTGCTGGTGCTGCTGCAATGGAAGAACTTGAGTTGCAAACTCGCGAGGTTTGATCCATATCGCAAATCCTACTTGGGAACTAATATGAGGGGAAACTGGTTTCCGAGTCTCCGATCATGAATTTTTAAGGTGTTTTTTTTTGTATGTTTAGGTATTGGCAGGAAAACCACCAACATGTAAAATATTTAATCGACAGGTATGTGACGCTCTTTGTACATCTCTTGTGATTTAAAGTTCAAAAAACGTTTCTTGATGAAGTTACTATTTTGCAGTATGCTTTTAATCTGTTCTCACATAATGCGCCTATTCTTTCAAATGGATATAATGAAGAAGAAATGAAATTGgtcaaggaaacaagaaagatTTGGGTAACATGTTGTTTATGTGCATTTTTTTCATTTATCATGTTATGATGAAATTCTTTAACCTTAGTTCACTATACTTTTTTTTAGAGTGACAAGGATGTTAAAATAACAGCTACATGTATACGAGTTCCTGTCATGCGGGCTCATGCTGAGAGTGTAAATCTTCAGTTCGAGACACCCCTCGATGAGGTAGTCCATATTTTTTAAGCAGAGTCAAGTCATTTTCTGCATGCGTACAATCATGGTTATGCAGGACAATGAACTGTGTTATGATACCATAACGAATTTCTTTGGTTTTAATATCCCCAGGACACTGCAAGAGAAATTTTGAAGAATGCTCCGGGTGTAGTAGTTATTGATGACCGGGAATCCAATAATTTTCCTACTCCATTGGAAGTGTCAAACAAGGACGACGTTGCTGTTGGCAGAATTCGCCGTGACCTATCTCAGGATGGAAATCAAGGGTATAATTTCTTGTGTGACAATATATTAGTGTCAGTTTTCAATCAGTTTTGCACTTCATCATAATCATTTTACATCAATGGTGGATTATACACACAGGTTGGACATTTTTATTTGCGGGGATCAAGTTCGCAAGGGAGCTGCTCTTAACGCAATCCAGATCGCTGAAATGTTGCTGTGATTTCTGATATGTCAAACCGCTGCTGCTTTTGAATCAGTCTTGTGTCTGCTAGTTGGAAGGGGTTATTCTTAGTTTTTGTAAGGTTTAGTTTGTCAAAAGAATTTTTCAAGTATCTGGTTGAACTATTTCTTTTACATGGCCttaattatttatatattttcTGTAGTTTCCGAATGAATAACAAGCATTGAGGTAAAGAATTTTTAATCCAAATTAAAGTGTCTCTTCACTCCACGCATTGATGAATTAAATAGATCCTTAAAAGTTACTGGTTTAATCCAATATTATTGTAAATGATTAAATTAAGAACATTTTAAGATTGTTGTTAGCATTAATGGCAACAGCAAAATTAGAGGTTGATGGAATATTGAATTACAGAAATCAGCATAGGTTTTTTTGAGTGTGGTTCGCCAGGTTGTACGTTCTTTTGCCAGTGAAGCAACAAATTAGTGTCTCAAGCAACGTACAGAAGGACAAAAATATCAAAACTTATTTGCTTTTTTTAGATTAAAGGGTGCTATAAAAGTGGAAAATAATTTTATATTGTTATCTAGTAAAATTTTATTATTCTCAAACATATTTCAccattaatttaaaaatactaaagTG from Lathyrus oleraceus cultivar Zhongwan6 chromosome 7, CAAS_Psat_ZW6_1.0, whole genome shotgun sequence encodes the following:
- the LOC127100869 gene encoding uncharacterized protein LOC127100869; translation: MASLSILRQNHFFSAALPTRPKPKYAAAPGRIRMSLQENAPTLAVVGVTGAVGQEFLSVLSERDFPYSSIKMLASKRSAGRRLTFEDKEYVVEELTEDSFNGVDIALFSAGGSISKKFGPIAVDRGTIVVDNSSAFRMDENVPLVIPEVNPEAMAGIRVGLGKGALIANPNCSTIICLVAATPLHRRAKVVRMVVSTYQAASGAGAAAMEELELQTREVLAGKPPTCKIFNRQYAFNLFSHNAPILSNGYNEEEMKLVKETRKIWSDKDVKITATCIRVPVMRAHAESVNLQFETPLDEDTAREILKNAPGVVVIDDRESNNFPTPLEVSNKDDVAVGRIRRDLSQDGNQGLDIFICGDQVRKGAALNAIQIAEMLL